TTGCGCCGCGAGGTCCGCCCGTACGGCGTCCGGGTGCTCGTGCTCTGCCCGCCCAACACGCTGACCCCCGGCTTCGACGAGGAGAACCGCCACAAGCCGGCCGAGGTCCTCGCCGCCGAGGAGAGCGTGAAGACGCTGACGCCCGACGAGGTGGCCGAGGCGCTGATGGGCGCGCTCGGTCGGCGGCGCGGCTTCCTCGTCGTACCGGGGCGCGACAGCCGGCTCGCCGCGGTCGCCATCCGGCACCTGCCGGCGGTCGTGGACCGGGCGCTGCGGCGGCCCTGAGCCTCAGCGCCGCTTGCGGTCGTGCGCCTCGAGGAACTCGTGGATGTAGGCCCACGTGGTCTCCGGCGCCTTCGTGCCGGTGAGCACGCCGAGGTGGCCGCCGGGGGCGAGGGGGAGCCGGACGTCGCGGGAGCCGGTGACCAGGTCGCCGACGTGGTGCGCGGCCGCGGCCGGGACGAGCACGTCGGTCTTGCCGGCGACGTTCATCACCGGGACCTTCACGGTCGCGAGGTCGACGAGCGCGTTGGGGCCCTGCACCTTGCCGGTGGCGAGCTCGTTGCGCAGCGCCATCCGCTGGTAGACCTGCAGCGTCGCCCGCCCGGGGTAGGCCAGCATGTTGTTCATGATGTGGTCGACGGCCTGCACCTGACCGAGGAACTCCCTGTCCTCGCGCCTGTTCCAGAGGGTTCGGGGCTTCTTCAGGTACGTCGGCAGGGCGGTCGCCTTGAACCCGATGCTGACCACGGGCGCGGGCACGGAGCCCGCAGCCTTGAGCGCTGAGCCGACCAACCGTCCGCGGGTCACCTTCGCCACGGCCTGCACCGGCTTGAGGAGCGGTTGCTTGGACAGGTCGAACGGGCTCGCCACCATCGCGACGGACCGGACCGGCAGGTCCTGGTGGACGGCGACGGTGCCGAGCGAGAGCAGGCCCCCCATGCACCAGCCGACCAGGTGCACGTCGCGCCCGCCGGCGTCCTCGGAGACCTTGCGGATGGCCGGCGGCAGCACGTCGTTGATGAAGTGCTCGATGCCTACCTTGCGGTCCTCGCCCTTGAGCGGCCCGTAGTCGACGAGGTACGTCGGCCGGCCCCGGTCGACGAAGTCCTGGGCCAGCGAGAGCCCCTGCCGCAGGTCGAAGCAGGACGCCTGCGAGCCGAGCGGCGGGACCAGCAGCACCGGGATGCCCTTGCTGCGCACGCCCTTCGCCTTGTCGTACCGATGGAGCTCGCGGGTCCGTCCGGTGTCGATGATCTCCGAGGGGGTGCGGGTCAGGTCGGCGATGCCGCCCTTGACCAGGAAGTCCCACAGGTTGACGACGGACTGCTTGCTGGGCGCCTTGGGAGCGGAAGGGGTGGCCACGGGCACAGTGTGGCCCACGTCACCCGGATCCGTCGGGACGTTCCACGGCCCGGTGGTTGAGGTGCGACGAGCGCTAGCGAGGAGCCTCGAAACCCCCGGGCGACCGGGTGGTCGAGGAGGTTGCGCACCAACGTC
Above is a genomic segment from Nocardioides aromaticivorans containing:
- a CDS encoding alpha/beta fold hydrolase — translated: MATPSAPKAPSKQSVVNLWDFLVKGGIADLTRTPSEIIDTGRTRELHRYDKAKGVRSKGIPVLLVPPLGSQASCFDLRQGLSLAQDFVDRGRPTYLVDYGPLKGEDRKVGIEHFINDVLPPAIRKVSEDAGGRDVHLVGWCMGGLLSLGTVAVHQDLPVRSVAMVASPFDLSKQPLLKPVQAVAKVTRGRLVGSALKAAGSVPAPVVSIGFKATALPTYLKKPRTLWNRREDREFLGQVQAVDHIMNNMLAYPGRATLQVYQRMALRNELATGKVQGPNALVDLATVKVPVMNVAGKTDVLVPAAAAHHVGDLVTGSRDVRLPLAPGGHLGVLTGTKAPETTWAYIHEFLEAHDRKRR